A portion of the Cryptomeria japonica chromosome 5, Sugi_1.0, whole genome shotgun sequence genome contains these proteins:
- the LOC131034799 gene encoding probable WRKY transcription factor 14, giving the protein MVEQGCNEKIFMAKSMYYEGFSHPIRSCSPSSVLECNSSMAFPDVSPVGLMSFDLGSDPCSSLYPVSGPNLENMVKKEPGDCHHGEEQEELLGNVSKQEVEDQHEIETVQPEETNKLSESSVKRESAEDSTGEDCDAKAQCSKRRKSVQKRIVCVPVGPADGRQKSDGPPSDMWAWRKYGQKPIKGSPYPRGYYRCSSSKGCCARKQVERSCTDPSMLIITYTSDHNHPWPANRNNNSNSNSAAKHSQEVPTVSAAPAAAAPTVSEKSSTDQHVGASSEDQPCISSSDNLFSLIINSPDRLEQLQAAEPLSTFMQDVELCISRSNHSLDHEDDDLYADLGELPESSTIFSTSRGFFEDDENKNNGGIDRCSWLSWSGNCLNNAVI; this is encoded by the exons ATGGTTGAGCAGGGATGTAATGAGAAGATATTTATGGCCAAATCTATGTATTATGAAGGTTTCAGTCATCCAATAAGGTCCTGCTCGCCTTCTTCTGTTCTGGAGTGTAACAGTTCCATGGCTTTCCCTGATGTTTCTCCAGTGGGTTTGATGAGTTTCGATCTGGGATCTGATCCTTGTTCCAGTTTGTATCCTGTTTCTGGTCCTAATTTGGAGAATATGGTGAAGAAGGAGCCGGGGGATTGTCATCATGGAGAGGAGCAGGAGGAATTGTTAGGGAATGTTAGTAAGCAGGAAGTGGAGGATCAGCATGAAATAGAAACGGTTCAGCCTGAGGAAACAAATAAATTGTCAGAATCTTCTGTTAAACGTGAGTCGGCTGAGGATAGCACTGGGGAGGACTGTGATGCCAAGGCTCAGTGCTCCAAAAGAAG GAAGAGCGTTCAGAAGAGGATTGTCTGCGTCCCGGTAGGCCCGGCAGACGGACGGCAGAAGAGCGATGGACCCCCTTCTGATATGTGGGCTTGGCGTAAATACGGCCAGAAGCCAATCAAAGGCTCTCCATATCCAAG AGGCTACTACAGGTGTAGCAGCTCAAAGGGTTGCTGTGCAAGAAAGCAGGTGGAACGAAGCTGCACAGATCCCTCAATGCTGATAATCACATACACATCTGATCACAATCATCCATGGCCAGCAAATCGCAACAACAATTCCAATTCCAACTCTGCTGCAAAACACTCACAAGAAGTGCCAACTGTTTCTGCTGCTCCTGCCGCTGCTGCTCCAACTGTTTCAGAGAAAAGCTCTACAGATCAGCATGTGGGTGCATCATCAGAAGATCAGccatgcatttcttcttctgataacTTATTTTCATTGATCATAAACTCCCCGGACAGACTAGAACAGCTGCAGGCAGCCGAGCCCCTATCAACCTTCATGCAAGACGTAGAGCTCTGCATTTCAAGATCCAACCATAGCTTAGACCACGAAGATGATGACTTGTATGCAGATCTTGGCGAATTGCCCGAATCCTCTACAATCTTTAGCACTTCCAGAGGATTCTTCGAAGATGATGAGAACAAAAACAATGGTGGAATCGATCGGTGTAGTTGGCTTTCATGGTCTGGAAATTGCTTGAACAACGCAGTAAtctga